GGTGCAGAGAGGGCATCACAGCAAATGCTGCATGTGGCCGCAGCACCAGTGGAGACACAGGAGCCTGACCCACCCATAGGAAGGGGAGCACATGTGGGGCCAGCCGTGAGAACGACACAGGGAGGGTTTCCAAGGCACCGGGACCCCAGCACACAAGTGGAGACCCTGTCCTGAGCATCACTGTGCAGGCAGCAACATCTTTTCCAGCAGGAGATGGCTTTAGGTTTCATTTGGAATCTCTCTGAGACTCCGAACCCATTATTTTAACTTCAGTAAAATAACACAGCTGCCATTGATTTTCCGTGGGGCAGGCAGGAGTGCTGAAAGCTTTCCAGAAATTGCATTACATTCTCCGTTACTCTGCATTCTCACCACAGATTTGTTTTCCAAgagagacagcagagcagcctcagcCAAGAGCTCCGTTTCAGGGCGGCGGTGATGGGGATTAGAGTCAACACGAAGgcagattaaaagaaaaatgtagggCAGAGATTAACCGTTTAAATTCatactcagaaaacaaaaagctccaGCGTGACCGAATGCTGCTGTCCCTCCGCTCCTCCCGTTTGCTGGTGGTTTGGTGGTCTGTGATATTCGCTGAGAAATTATGTGGGGTCCGTGGGGCTGTGGTTGCTGTGGGTCTGCTTGCACCACGCACAGAGGCAGAGATCACTCTGCGGACAGTAAATGATGAAACACTTCAGGCGGCAGTTTAGCTTTGGTCTATTTTCAGTCCATTGCTCCGTTCTCGTCCTGGTTTAAAGCGCCGAAAATGGTTCAGCAGgtaagagctgcagagcagtccCAGCACGGAGCGCCGCCCGGCGCTGCTGCCCGCATTGCCGCTCCGCGGCCGCTCGCGGGGGCAGAGGAGCAGCGCTGCGCCGCTTCTCACCGCCGTCTGGTTTCTCTTCCAGAGCTGACCCACGACCTGGAGATGAAGGAGCTGGAGGCCCGCCAGCAAGGTGAGAGCAGTAAGTGTGCGCGGGGCCGCCGCAGTGCTCCGAGGGGTGTGGGGGCCCAGCGGGCGGACGCGGACTCCGGTCTGAAGGATCGCTGGGGCTCTGTGCTCGGATAGGACGCCCTGAGTGCCGATGCCCCAGTGAGGGTTTGCGTATGAAAGCAAGCATTCCTCGGGTTTGCTTTGCTAATCCGTTTACACAGAGCCCGCAGGGGCACTGCAGATCCCCGGGGAGCGACTCAAAGCTTGCAGACCTCTGAGCCCCGggagaaagcaaacacagaCAGTCAGTGAGCCCCAAACCCCTGTGCGCTGTCCTGGGCATTCGGAGGTCAATTCGGAATCTCTTCCAGTGACGTTATATAACACTACATCCCATGAAAAAAACTCCTTGCGATCCAAAAAAAGGGGCAGAAGAGTCCTGGCGCACTCAGCacggctgcaggctgcagacgGGAGGACAGCGAGCTGCGTGGCACCGAGCCCtcatcccttccctcccccgTGTCCGGGCCCAGCATTGCCCAGCTGCCGTGCCCagcagaggatgctgtgggagcagctgcGCCTCCTCTCTGGCCTGAAGCCAGACCCCATCCCTTGGTCGTCCCAGCACGATGCCATGGCTGCGTGCCGGGGGCTCGgcttctctccctgcctgcccGGTGTTGGCAGTGACCAACGCCTGCAGAGCACCACCCGCAGGGCGCTGCCATCAAGCTGCCTTAACAGCTCCAAAAGAGTACAATCCCATTTGCTACATTTATGGGGCAACAGCCTAAATTAAGATGCCGCCAAACGATCTCTCTTCAAATACCACTCATGTAATAATTACTGTGTGCAGCTTCCTCCCTTAAGATCTcattataaaacattttgcCTCGCAGAAAGCACTTAAGAGCCGAAGCTGTAAAGCGGTTGCAATGTGTATCACAACAGGCAGAGCTTTCTGCAAGCTGCGGGATCACGCCTGGgcatgctgtgtgctgtgcagggctgtgcatccACCCCTCCGGCTGTGCTTGAGTGGCCGCTTTCCACCACATCCCCCTGCCCCACGTTGCTCACAGCTTCACAGCACCTCTGATGGTGGAGTGCAGGGAATGCCGCGtggtgccacatccctggagtCCCCACACCAACAGAGTGTCTTTCCTCGTAGAGCTAAGAACACTCTTCATTGAGAGGCGGCAGCCTGAAGCCACAACTCCCTGCACCCGGCCCTCAGGGGTTTGGCAGGGGCTCAGGCCAATGTGGGCACCTGGCCTGGTGCTGAGCTCGTGCTCATGTTCCACAGAGGACACTGGCATGTACAGGATGGTGGGATAGATGGGTGGGAGCCAGTGCCATCCTCCTGcgggcagcaggagctgcaatGGAACAGCCCACACGGCCCAGGCAGGGCGGTGCAGAGTGTGCAGGAGTGACAGGCAGGGCTTGTGTGAAATCACTGATCTCCAGGTGTTGCTGGGTGACTCAGAAAGTCTGGGGCAGGGAGGGCACAGTCCCCACTcctggctgggagctgtggggaaGTGCTGTTCGCTGCGGCACCACTGCTCAAACATGTCCTGCCAGGGCCTGTGCCTGGCAGtgactgctgcagtgcagaaagaagCCGAACAGGTCGGGTGTTCAGAGCAGGGAGGCAGCATGGGGAGCGCATTGCAGCTGGCAGCGCCTGTGCAGAAGAACTCAGATTCCTCCTGCACACTcagcaaggacagcagcagggaaaataGCTTCAGGTATATGGGCTCCTGTGTGCCCATACATATACGTGTGTGTATGCACCCCCAGAAAAACAGCCACACACGTGCACGCATTTATGCTGAGGTGCTCAGCTGAGCCTGGCCCAACTGCCCGGTAATCCCAGATCAGCATTCTCTGTCCTCTAATCTGGCTTTTCAGTCTCTTGGCACAAGGGCAGCAACACCCTACGCGCTGGGCTGATGGCAGTACTGCCGGGATTTACTCTTCTCTCCCAGCCTGAAACCGTCCCCATGCAGAGGGGGACAGGGAGGGGCTGCGTGCACTGGGAGGGAGCCTCTGCTTGGGCAGCCCATGGGCGGTTTTGGAACCACGACTCCCAGAAGCACGCCGCCCTCCACGGCGCGGCTGGGACACACCGACACCCCACTCGGCCACTCCGTGCCGGGAGCCGCGCCGCTCACGGAGCAAAGCTCCCCTAACCGCTGCCTCCCCGCAGACGCGCTGGACcgggagctggaggagaagtGCCGAGCGATGGAggctcagctgcaggagaaggagaaggacaACCTGGAGCTGCGCAAGGAGCTGCGGCACAAGGAGACTCTGGTGGCCGCGCTGCGCTCCAGCCTCCGCAGCAAGGAGCGGCGCTTCCTGGAGGAGCTGAAGCGGCGCAGCCACCGAGTCACCATCCTCGACACggagctgcagaagcagacGGAAGCGGCCGCCTacctctccctgcagctgcacgCCACCTCCCAGCGCCTGCCGGGCCCCCGCAGCGGCGGGCGGCCGACCCCCGTGCAGCCCCCGGCCGAGGCCGGGCCGCCGCGCCGCGGCCACAGGGTACATCCGCGGCGCCCGGCCGGGGTCGGCGCCCGGCCCGGGGACCCCGCGCGCGAGGAGCACGACGCCATGCCCGACCCGGCCCTCTTCCTCTACGCGGCGCGGCcgcccgccccgcagcgccAGTCACCGCTGGAGCCCCCCGCCGAGCCCCGGGGCGCTGCCGCGGCCCCCCGGGCGCAACGGCTGCCCCAGCCGCCGCCGCAGGAGCCCGTAGCCGGGGCTCGACCAGCCAAGGGCGAGGCCGGCAAGCGGCCGGGGCCCGGGCCACGCGGTGCCCGCGCCCGGGAGTAAGCATGGAGGCGGGCGCGGCCCGAGCGGCTGGGAAGGCGCTGACCCTGGAGCACCGTGCCGAACGGCAGCCGACGTCGCCGTCCCCcgggaaggggggggaaggcGGCGCTCTGCTCTCAGCTCGCGCTGCGCCCGCAGGGCTGGGCCGTGCAGAGCGTGCTGGGGCAGCGCTGTGCGAGGCGTGCCGAGAGGCACCGAGGGAACGAGGCTGGGACGAGGCTGCCGCAGGGCTCCCCCAGCCTGAAAGGTGCCCGTCTGCGGCACCcggcgccgctccccgccggtGCGCGGCTGCGACCCGCATCGCCCGCACAGGGTGTCCGCGCGCCGGCGCCGTGTTCCTCACTGGCACCTACAGCCGGCTGCTGTTTTCTCACCACAGACTAAAATCATGTCAGCGAGCCACTGGCAAAGCGGGATCTGGTGCACTGCCACccacagggcagagctggccACAGCGCAGCCCCATCAGGGGCAAAGGCTGCAGATGACGCTTTGCCTGCAGTGTCCGAACTATTGGAGCCCACCTCCCTCGCGCTCAGTTCAAACCCCTGGGAAAGCATCGCCCTTCCTCTGAACCATCACTTGCCTCCAGCCCGCAAAGTGCCCACGCAGCCAGAGGTCTCTATTTTTGTAGCTTGGTGTTTATACCTTACAACGCTTTTAGGAGACTCTCAGTCACAGTCACAAGCCAGCCCTCCAGATGGTGAAATCAAACCCCAGAGTGTGATCAGCTCTGCAGGAGGCGAGCAGCTTTCGTGCTGCCCTTTGGCTGTGATGGGCACCCAATGGGAGAAGTGTCCAACTCAGGTGGCAGGGCCCCCCGCGCCACCAGTGCTGCCCCAGTGGCATCTGGCCGTGCTCCCAGAAGGACACTGCATGGCGGCGGGTGAGGCACAACCTGGCATCTCGTGGGTGAAGCCCCTCCCAGCCTTGGgacagggctgctctgcccaGGCTCTGAGTGCTTTTGCTGAGAGCGCGTCCCGATGTTCTTTTAATGTGAGAGAGGGTAAAACATCTCTGtgtgtccctgtgctgtgaTTTGCACAGCTCGCTCCCCCTCGTTCCTAGACAATCCTGATACACAGAGCGTGTCGCATTTTTATTGTAAAGCTACTGATAAAATCATGTTGTTCATGACCAACCTGAGCATTAGAAAGGGGAGGGCGTGTAAGTACCCCCCTGTTCTCTGTAAATATCTTCCTAACAATCAGCATTTTTAGTGCCTAGTATGTAAATGAAGCAAccctgtgggagctgcaggaccCTTCCCCCTTCTCAGCCATCAGCTATGAGCTTGAGGGGCACATCCCATCTCAGTGCCTCGTGGCTTCTGCCCACCCCATGGCAGCCTGAATgggcagggaggcagcagagccATGAGAGTCTGGAGCCCTGAGCTGGGTAGGGCCGGTTTCATGCACTGCACTGCGGTCACTGCTGCTCCTGAAGGGGGGAAGCTCTAGAGTACAATATATAcgcatttatatatatgtatacacataacGCACTTGCTTTGAAGGGAAAACACTGTATGATTGTAATAGAAATGAtgttgaaataaattattttaatctttgtatttatataaaatgcTCAACGAGGTCTAAATGATCCCAAAACCCAGAAAGGCGGTGCTCCTGTGTTTGAcctgtgggatgctgctgggtgCACTGAGCTCACggagcagcagggagccccGGGCAGTGCCTGCCCTGCCCATGTGCACAGGGGGcccagctgcccccagccctggctgcagcgCAGGGCAGTGCGCCATCACTGCATTTGCTCAGCGCTGCTCAGCTCCCCATGAGTCGGAGCGGTTAGCTGTACattgtgctgcagagctctgtacGTGGACACATATAGACTGGGAATGTAACTGTTGACACCTACATGCTCTGTATGGAACAAGCAATGTGTAATGTTGACGCATAAAGCTTAATAATTAGACTGGAAATGGATGCATAGCAATAACACTCCACTGTTAAACATTACCTGATATATATAAAACAGCGTGTTGGCAACTCCTGCGTGCAGACCAACAGCCAGGCAATGCTCTTGCACCCACTGCTGCTATTCTGCACTGCTTGCAGCCCAGTGGGCCCGAAGCACTGGTGCAGTGATCATCCCCccgtgctgcagctctgcaggtgctCTCCAAGGAGGGTACTCACTGTGTTGCACAACCTCgcagcagaggcagaggagctgtgcatgTGGCAGAGGCAGCCCCACGGTTTACACAGTGCCCCAGGCAAGCTGCTTGGGGAGCTCTTCTTGACCCCATTAATTAAAAAGCCTTATTTTCTCAATGTGCTTGCTGGGGCTACCTAAGTATCCCTGGCTATATCCTTCCTGCtttggtgttgttgttgttggggcactcagcagctccctggcTTCATACCACCCACCAGAAGTGTCAGTGCtgtcctgcacagcacagcctggcagagcccagccctgctccccatGAGGCTGCGCGGGCCCAATGCCCATCTGATGTGCTACTACCCTCCTGGCAGAGCGCTCCCTGATTGCATCCAGCCTGCCAGCTGGCGTGCTACCCCTCTTGCACACCAAGGAGGAGCTACCTGCACCCAGGTCTGGTCCTGTTGCTCGTTTGACCAAGGCAGAATTCGAGGCTTTCTGCAGGTTGCCCTTTCAAAGATCCACTTTCCCATCACTGCAGTCACACCAGTAATGAGAAGCCAAGCCCTGAACTCCCACATCTTCCTGTGTCTGTAAACCTGGACCTTCTTCCCGAGGTCCGCAGGCAGATGCTGAGCCACATCTccctggtggctgcagggccACGTGCTGGgactgctggggctgtgcaggagccTGCTGTCCCCATTGGCTCTGCACCGCCTCAGGCCGGGCCCTGCACTCAGTTGCCCCAGCTGGCgcagctgcagctccatcagagcagagcagggcactgTCAGCTGGACGAGCAGAGCTAAGCAGGGCAGTGGCACCGTGTGCCTCCTGCTGGGAGATCCACGGCGACGGGACAGGAGCCAGAGCTCTGACACTGTGCTGCTTTATGTGAGGGTGCAGTTCACTACATGGCACCATTATTCACCCGCACCATGTTCACGTTGACTTTTTTAACCAAGTGCTTTTCAAAACATACTCTCTACATACATAGAGCACAGAGAACGGAGCTGTGAGCTGTACATGAGAAGCCATTGTGATACCCTgttatttcttaatgaaaaaacCACAATCCCTTTTGGAGTCGCCCTTTCCTGCCCCAGTGCAGCCCCCTCATCTCCCACCGGCAGCAGCCCCGTCCCACGGCCCCGGGCCCCGGCTCTGTCACGGCTGGAAGACGAGCGTGTCCGGAGCAGCCCGGTCCTCGTCCCCATTGCCACCTCCGTCCCCGGGACACGGCTGCGGGCCGGCCGAGCTCTGCGCTCCCGTAGATCCCGCGGCCCGGTCCCACCCAGGTGCGCTGCTCCCGGCCCACCTCGTGGCGCGGCGTCCCCGGGACGCAAACCGAACGGAATTGGCTTTTGGCCGTTCGTTTTTCTACCCAGAGGAAGGCGGCCGCCCGCGCCCCGGTCCCGCATGTCCCCCACCCGTCCAGCGCTCCGGCGGCACCGCAGCCCCGGGGTCCCGCGCACGACCTCGCAGGCGTCGGGAAGGTCGCCAGCAGCCCGCAGCGCGGTCCCAACCCGCCCGGCCCGCGGCGAGGCCCGCTTCGTGCCCGCGCGCTGGGCCTGGGCCTGGGCCCGGGCCGCGGCAGCGCAGGGCAGCGCAGGGCAGCGCAGGGCAGCGCAGGGCAGCGCGGAGCCGCAAACCCCCTCGCGGCCCCTCCGACCCGTCCGGCCCCACCGCCCCGCCGCGGCCTATCCCGTCCCCGGCCCCGCGCGCGCGGCCCCTTTAAGGCGTTGCGGGCGGCGCGGAGGTTGGTCCCGGGCCGCGCGCCGTAGCGGGGTCGCCGCACCACGTGGGCCGTAGCGGCGCTGTCCTTCGCGGCGCGGCGGGACGGGACGCGGCGGGCACGGCGCGGGGCGCCCATGGTCAGCAAAGCGGACGAGATGCCGCCGGCCGCGGTGCCGGCCTCCGCGCAGGGcggagagcagcaggagccgGGGCCGCGCGGCAGGAGAGCGGCGGAGGCCGAGCGGCGGCCCGGTAAGGGTAAGGGAGGGGGGGCCGCGgtggggcggcggggggcgACCGAGACGGGGCCCGCGCCTTGGGCCGAATTCGCCGCGGGGTGCCGCCGCTTCGAGGTGCGGGGCCGGCGGAGAAGGagccgcggcccggcccgcgTCGGCGCGGACGCGGAGGCCCCGGGGTCGTCGCACGATGTCCGCCCCCGCCGCTGCGCTCCCGCCGTTCCGTCCCGGCGGTGACGGCGCGCCCCGGGCCGTCCGGGAGGATTCCGTGACGGCGGCCCGGGGCAGTGAGGCCTCCTCACACCGCGCGGCGGGGGCTGCGCTCGTGGCCGGAGGGAACCGCGGAGTCAGGGGGGGTTCGGTCGGGCCCCGCGCTGGGTGGGGGACGGAGCCCGGGAGCGGTGGGGGCGGCCGGGCGCGTTCCGTCCCGGCGCGGCGGCACGGGGAGCCCCGGCCCCGTGAAGGTCACCTTCAGCGGACGCGGCGCGGCGCGcccgggggggtggggggcggcCGGGAGGGGCCCGCGTTCCCCGGACTCCGGCAGCGGCGCGGGGCTCCGGGCGCCGTCTAGGCCAGGCGGGGGGCGTCGGGGCCTTCCCGGCTCTCCCCTGGCGGGGAATCTCGGTGTGGCCTGGGCGGAGTGCTGGGGAGGCCGCTCTGTGCTGCGCTGGGAGCCGTGGAGCCTTGTGCTCCGGGTCGGCCCCGCTCGGCACCGGCCGTGTCCGAGGTCGGCTGAGGGCCGGGACCCTGCGCACGAAGCCTGGTGCTGAACCCTGTCCCTTAGTGCCGGAGCCACGCGCTGTGTGGGGTCTCGCGTGGCTGTGGCACGGTCTGTGTCCCTTACTGCTGGCCCAGCTCAGGTCTCTGCGGGCTGCTGTGAGGTCAGTGGGTGGTGGTGTCCGCAGGGTGACTGCAGGGGGATGTGTATGTGTCTGTAAGAGATAATCTCATAAGGGAGTTATCTTGGGGCCACAAAGATGCAGCTCTCCTCATGTGCTCTTCTAAACTGAGTTCTGCTGGGGCCGCTGTCACAGTATGGTGGTGTCTTTGTAATAGGTGAGAGACAACTGGACTGCCCAGAAATTGTGAACTGCAAGAATCTGTCATTTCAGAGAATGCTCAAAAGCAGATATGTGGGATTTCCTGGGAAGAACAGATAGCTCATGAGAGATCTTGGCTgaatgctgtgtgctttgaCTCATTGAAGCCCCAACAGCAAATAAATGAGGGGGGCAGTGACAtgggcagccctgtgccctgACCTGGGCACTTTGCATCTGCTTCGGGGTGTGGGCACCGGCCCTGCCCGGCATTCTGGGTCATCCTGGGCTCAGAGTGCCGTACCTCCAACAGGTGAGCGTCCCAAGCGCTGCTCTGCAGCTCggcctgctgctgtgctctgtaacctgcaaaaagaaaggtaaaagcATGGCACTGCGTGGCTGCTCCTCATAGGTCACACTGGCTGAGCAAGGGACTGCCGCTGCCTCCCTCCCTCGTTTGTATGGTGATGAGGTGACTTTTTGAAGTTTGTCACTCAAAGCAAAGTTCACTGGTGTTAAGGCTGGCAGGAATTCAAGTGTGTGGGGGAGAGCCTCCCCCGCCCCCTATGCTCCACTTATTCACATGGATGCCAAGCACAGCTCAGGTTGAAAAGTTACACCGTGTGATCCCTGCTCAGCATGAGCTGGGTCCTGGGGGAGGGAGGTAAAGCCCTCCCCTGTGTCAGCCAGAGGGCTCTGGGCAGCGCAGAGCTGGCTGAGGGCCCACAAAGCCATGCTCCATCCCCatgtgcccagcactgcctgtcaGGGTCCTGGCAGCTGCGCCACACAGAGGGGTGGCCACTGGGGATGGGCTCCTGGCTAACAGGATATGCTCTTCTGTTGTGTTAGTCATTGAGACCGGGGGGTCTGCTCTCTTTGGCCTCTAAAGTGGCAAGAGAGTGCCCCTCTCCGCCTTCAAACAGACAAACGTGCTGGGCTGCTTCATCCTTCTGGtacagaaatacacaaatgCTTTGGGTACCTGCATTGTTTGGGTCCCTGCATTGATTTCCAGCAAGACCAGTTATGGGTTAAGTTACTTCTCTTGTTAACTAGCACAAGATCAAAAGACAGCAATTGTGTGCAGCACTTTTggactttttttgttgctgcagtTGTCAGTGCTTCAGAACAAGCTTGTCTCACGTGCAGGTTAGCAGTGTGTCTACCTGGCATAGAGTCCTTCTTGTCAGTGCCTTGcctggagtttttttttttttttttttttttttttttctaagaaaaaaatccctgtcCCCTTTCTTCCAGTCCACTTATGTGTTCATTTACCTTCGCTGttaaaagagcagagaaggaaggtACTAACGGAGAACTGCTctggaggcagtgctgctgtccgTTAGCAACGAAGTCAGAACTCAGATTCCTAATCAGGGGATCTGCCGGCCCTGTCTGTCGCCTGACCTTGGAGGTTTGCTTATGGTTTGGAAGGGGTTGAATTGCTGACAGCTGGGTTTTCTAATAGGTGGTTGTAACACTTCAGGGGGAGAACTGGACCATCATGCAGGAGGGAGAGGATTGTTGCTatgaagaagaggagaggaCTGTGATAATAGCAGCACATGTGTGACGGGAATGGGACCTGAGCAAGGGGTGGTGTTTGGTGCGGCTTTGCTGGGGGGTGGCCCTGAGCTCATGCTGAGAGCTGGAAGCTCTCAGCTATCCCCGAGCAGCATTGCTCTTGGGTTTCCCAGTTAGAAAGTGGAAGTAGGTCAGGAATATGCACACAGAGAGGTGCAGGCACATGGCTGCCTTCTGCACAATAAAAGCAACTTTGTGTTGCAGAGAACTGTTTGACTTAGCAGTCTGTAAATGACTGAACTTGGCAGCgtcctgcttgcttttctgcatcATGCTGCATTAGTTGTACTAGAAAGCTGTTATTTCTAAAAGTTTTAAAGGTCTGAAGTTCATGCgtttctttatttgcatttgaggAGTGAAACCGGTCCGTGGGGCAGTTTGCACACAGTGCTGATGCTGCATGGCTGTTGGGTGGCGGTGATGCTCTGGAGGTGCATCTGCTgtggtgtggggctgggcagggctgggtcTCCTTAGGCAGTTgagttttcttctgtattttgctttttttttttttttttttttttttttttttttttttttttttaactgactCCAAGACAAGAGGTTATCTGATGTTTTTGTGACAAATCAGCTTAAATGCACTTCTAGAGGTGATGAACCTTCATCTTTGGATGGGAAAATGGACCCACACAGCAGAAATGAGCACCAGAGCAGTCTGAGGGAAAAGGCCAGCTGAGAGTCCAGCAAGGTGCAATTCCTTGTGCCTAAGTAACATTAAAGTAAGGGCGTGGTTTAAAACCAGAGCATTGTTTTTagtttgtatttctcttttgcttcagctgtaaccttggtgtttcttttGGTGTCAATCTTTGCTCTTTGCCTCCAGTCTAGTCTTCGCTCCCAGCTCGTGTTGGTTGAACTGCTATAGTGATCTTTAGCAGTCACCTCACTGCTTTCAGAACAATGTTTCAGAAGTTTTGGCCAGACAGAAAGCTTATGAATGGGCTTAAATTTGTTTCAGAGAACCAGTGAGGCAGTGCTGGATGCAGCGCATGCTGTGTTCTGGTGGCTCAAAATGCTGTAGCTGTGAGACCCATGAATGCCCCAGGGCTGCGAGGCAAATGTTGTTggtaaaaacacaaaaagccacAGACCTTGGAGTCAGTCTGAAATATGGCTTAAATTGTCTAGGTCTATGTGGCCAGATGTTTGCTTGGATGCTCATGCCGAGTGGTTGCCCCTCTTGCTCCCCATGGGCTCTCAGGACAGGCTGTGGCCTCACTGCACTCCCTGTGCTGGGCAAATGTGGTGTGGGGCTGCTGAGGTCTAACAGCAGTGCTTAGAGCTCTTCCCACTGGTGGGTTAGAGCCAACTGAAGTTTAATGACAGCCAGAGAGCAGTTCCAACCCTTCACTGTGGGCTCTTATTAAAAGGAGCGCTTGTTGCACTGAGGAAGCTCTGCAGGTCTCTGGGAAGCTGTGGTTTCCTCTAGGAGGTGAGGGAAGCTGTGCTCTCCTACCGAAACATTTCCATGGGGGCCATCTGTGATCACTGTGGCTGTTCATTTAGTCAATTTACTTGGATTCAGTaagctatttattttgattaatttGTTATTAAGCTAAAACTAAATTTGCATTTGCTAGACCAGCAGCAGCCTTCTTGTGCTAAAGCCATCATGCTGCAGTGCTCTCACTCTGGTTTTGGTTGCAGCGAAGCCTCCCGTTGCACCTGGAGCAGAGGGCAGACCTCTTGCCCACAAGGAGCCTTGCTGCCTCCCAGGTGGGGCCCACGAAGGAACCCCTCTGGGGCCattgctgcacagccctgctcgGTGCTCCTGCAGTGTCAGCCTGGTTGggtcagtgctgcacagagcaggagggtGGGAGTGGGAGGGGTGCACATAATCCCATTTGAATATGGGTGGCTTAGTTGTTCTGCTGTGTGCCTTCTGAGCACAAGGCACGCTGGCAGTCTTATTTCTACATCATTAAGTCCCATTGCATCACTAATACAGGATGGCGTCGTATTGCTTTTCCCCAGTGTCTTTTATCTCTGCGGATCATTGCATGTGAGCTATTGCACAGCATCAGCCACCTGTTGGACGtggcctcctcctcctcggaACCAGTGCATCTCCAGCTGACGGGTGTGAAAGCTGCTCCATCAGACTGGGTTTACATGGCTATTATGGGGTGAAGTAAGCTCTGCTGAAATGTGATGATGTATTGTCATTAAACGTAGTGATTTCATTAATTGCAACAAATTGTACTTCAGATGATCTGCTTTGAAATGTAACCCAAGCTGGGCTGCCCTGTCCTGCACTGAGCTCCTGCCTGGGGCAGCTCGGACCTGCGGGcacctgggctgtgctgtgctcctggccAGGAGAGTTGGCACTGTCCGTGCATTaaactttttcaaaaatatcaGGAATACTTTCAGTTGTGGATGCGGATGTAACCTGAGACCTGATGTTAGCTCCCGAGGTCAGAGACTTCATTACCAGGATTTCAAGGTTAGCTTCTCTCCTGCTGTGGAATTGtttgaggagagcagctcttctGAGAGGAGGACATTGGCCATAGCTGAGGTTTCTCTGTTGGTTGGGAGGGCAACTCCGAGGGCTTGAAAGGATTCGAGTGGGAGAGATTTTTCCTGTtgcctttttctgctctttaaaCAGAGGAAGAGAGACCAGTCGGCGATTTAATGTGAGATCCCCcgctctgctctcagccagcCGTCGCTTTTCTCCTCAGCAGATCGGTGCCGGAGCATGAGGCGCTGCAGGCAGCCTCAGTGTTTCTGGGGCTCCCCGCTGGGGATCTCCTCCTGGGTGTTAGGCCCTGGCCGCTGGTTCCATGAGCTCTGCACTCCTGGTTCCATTCTGGCTTTGGGAGTGCGATTGTTGCTgaggacagagctgtgctgctcagcagggcaACGTGTGGTGTCCCTCCAGAGGGGCGGTGTGTGCAGAGCTGGCCCCAGGGCTCAGGCTCTGTAATCCCTGCAACGGTTGCTGGGATttgcagaaacagcagagaggAGTGGCTGGAGGAGGCCATCAGTGTGTTTTTGTGGCTGGTTTGATACGGTGGAGCAGTGCAAGAGGACAGAAAATGCGTCTGGGAAAACTTGGCCGCAGCTGCCCAGGCCCTTTGTGCCTCCTGCTCAGTATGGGCGGCCGAACCCAGCCGAGACGCCCCGCAGCCTCCCACCTCCTGTAGCTCAGTGCATCTCCCTGCCAACAAGTTTGGCACAGCCGGGGCGCCTGTCCCATGCTGCACCAGTGCAGCGCTCGGTACAGCTC
The Lagopus muta isolate bLagMut1 chromosome 20, bLagMut1 primary, whole genome shotgun sequence genome window above contains:
- the CCDC92B gene encoding coiled-coil domain containing 92B codes for the protein MTPSGRPAGPRRSPQAWAADSVAMETVSLEHQIQSVQRHIAFLKKEQMELLHGLHLEILRLQKHCSELTHDLEMKELEARQQDALDRELEEKCRAMEAQLQEKEKDNLELRKELRHKETLVAALRSSLRSKERRFLEELKRRSHRVTILDTELQKQTEAAAYLSLQLHATSQRLPGPRSGGRPTPVQPPAEAGPPRRGHRVHPRRPAGVGARPGDPAREEHDAMPDPALFLYAARPPAPQRQSPLEPPAEPRGAAAAPRAQRLPQPPPQEPVAGARPAKGEAGKRPGPGPRGARARE